One Neoarius graeffei isolate fNeoGra1 chromosome 9, fNeoGra1.pri, whole genome shotgun sequence genomic window, gtccccagacatttacagactgttgtaaagagaaaaggggatgtctcacagtggtaaacatggccttgtcccaacttttttgagatgtgttgttgtcataaaatttaaaatcacctaatttttctctttaaatgatacattttcccagtttaaacatttgatatgtcatctatgttctattctgaataaaatatggaattttgaaacttccacataattgcattccatttttatttacaatttgtactttcccAGCAAGCACAAAGCATTTATAAAACGTTTTATTTGGGTTGCATTAAGGTTAggttttattaaacgtttatgaaacgtttatgaaacgttggtgaaaatttaataaagtcatatttgctgacccgtggcacattttttatcatctcttggtatttttagatattaagatgtcataatgattgtattacaattatcaaaataatcagtaaatgagtagcgttttattgacgttttataaacgttctctttaaaacgtttcattcacaacgtttatgaaacgtttataaaacgaaaaaattgtccacaaattttcgttttataaacgttattttgtaacgtttctgaaacgctagccaaacgtttatacaacgttatataaacgtttttgtgtttgctgggttgtcccaacttttttggaatcggggttgtactttctttccatattttgttgctttttttgtgttttttttggggggggttgtttacgagtagtttttatttcgtccttggttggttcagcagcacactctgccattttgcttttctctactcacagtatatgagcttacATAACAGAAACTTACATAACAGaagctgtcaactgtccaacaagctagtggactaataagtgttttaactagtttcatattaaactgttgtgaatattttccataaaatgtgttagtaaataatcccatgttatttttaaaaagcaaatttttaaaaaagtgctggataaaaacccatctatcttatgtaaataaagatacaaatttcattgtctgtgtttgagatatgttgccttgtacTTACGATTGGGTTCTCTGTGGTGGTACGTGTATGGCTTTCATACGTACAGATATTGTATGGTCaagaaagccatcaaaaatcacattgatgcattaccatattctcttaagtatggagcgccACTCTGTGTGTTTCGCATGTGGGGAGTTCCACTAAaactaaagaaaaaccattgaattagaaggtgtgtccaaacttttgactggtactgtatatgatttGACACAGCTGTATATAATTTATAATCTGAAAGGGAACCAGAGCCATGCAGTGCAACCAGGGGAGACTTACACATACGTGTGGAAAGTCATTGAGGAGGACGAGCCATTAAACAGTGATTCAAGGTGTCTCACCAGGATGTACCATAGTGCGGTGAACACTCCACGAGATATTGCGTCAGGCCTTGTTGGGCCACTTCTCATCTGCAAAAGCCAGTCCCTCAGTACCAGGAATGTCCAGGTAACTTATTGtgattttctggggttttgtttgtttgtttattttaaataagTAGTTTTGTATATTTCACGTGACAGCCATTATTAATTAATCTGCTACTGTGTTAATTACAAAATACTTGCTCCATTTTCCAGCTGAGAGCAGACAAGGAGCAGCATGCTATGTTTACCATTTTTGATGAAAACAAGAGTTGGTACCTAAATGAGAACATTTTCACATACTGTGGAGACCCAAAAAATGTAAAACCAGATGACCCAGAGTTTTATAAATCAAATGTTATGCACAGTGAGTAGATTTTTATGTACAGTGAGTAATTGTCTGTACAGTAAGCAATAATCTTTtcctcaatttaattattaatcatcattatttaattatcttTCATAGCAATTAATGGTTATGTGTATGAAAGTGGTCAAATCCTGGGGTTTTGCAATGGTGAGATTGCAACTTGGCATGTGTCTAGTGTTGGGGAACAAGATGACATCCAAACAGCCACATTTTATGGACACACATTTGAGCTGAACAACAGAGAGGAAGACATCCTCAGTCTGTTCCCCATGACAGGAGAGACGATCTCCATGAACATGGCTAATATTGGTCAGTATGCCTGAAATATGTAACATGTAAACGTTATTTAAAGAACAATTTTGTCAGAAATAAAAACCAATATTCTTGTAAATGTGTAATTATCACTAATATGTTCCTTAAAATGTATTCCATGCAATAtggaatgcattttttttttgtaatgacaTTATAAGAAATTGACAGTTATGTACTGTAAcattttatttctctttttatTATCCCTTCTTATTCTTAAGGAGTTTGGCTAATGGCATCACTGAGCACACATGAGACCCAGAAAGGATTAAGAGTAAAGTTTCAGGATGTGGAATGCTTTAGAGATTACATCATGGAATATCTTTCCAATGTTAAAGATGATGAGAAAGACAACATCTACGAAGTGTGGAAACCCACAACTGTAAAAGAGTTAGAAAATGAGAAACACATACCACCGCAAAGAAAAACTGTTGTTGATGAAGAATCTGATGATTATGCAGCACTTCTTGGTTTAAGGACATTGAACAACTCAGGTGCAAATTATATGGAATTTTTAGACCTTTCTCGCTTAGATAATGATGGTGTGCTATGGGACACTGATAAGatccaaaacacaactcatttggGGTTTGAGTTTGATAACAACCTTACAACAGAAGCTCTACAAAATGAAAGCACAACAGAGTCACTGATCAAATTCTCTCCAGAGTTGACGCCTGCTAACTCCATAACCAATGGAACTGACAGTATCACCACTAATCCCACTGCCATCTCGCTTCTACAAAATATTGACAGTGAAATCACCTCAGAGGACAGACACAATACATCAGAATTAACAGAAGAGATAAGGCCATTGTTATCAACCCAAACATCAAATACTCATAAAGAGAAGGTGGCAGAGGCAGAGACCCTGAAATTCTCAGGACTAAGCTCTGTGGAGGTGGTCAATGATGATTACATGTCAAAGGACAACATACTTATTTATAGTGTACCTGCCCTTAACTCTCATATTACCATTACAGACACTGAAGATATGAAAAAGTTTGTGCTATTGGATAATGGTGAAGAAACAGATGCAAATAGCCACAAGCATTTAGTTGAATATAGTGTCTCACCTACAGAACTTCCTAACAAAACCATTTTGGAACTGCTGGGCAATGCCACTCAAACCACATGGCTTGGGGATGCCCAAGAATTAAATCATACAAATATGAATTTTGAATCATTATATGACATCAGTCAAGGGAACCCCAAAGTGGTTTCAGATTTTACACTGAAGGTTAGTCAAGAATTAAATGGCACCCAAGTGGACTTTGACTTTTCAGTGGAGGAAGATAAAAAATTTAATGGCACCCAAGTGGACTTTGAATTTTCAGTGGAGGAAGATAAAAAATTTAATGGCACCCAAGTGGACTTTGAATTTTCAGTGGAGGAAGATAAAAAATTTAATGGCACCCAAGTGGACTTTGAATTTTCAGTGGAGGAAGATAAAAAATTAAATGGCACCCAAGTGGACTTTGAATTTTCAGTGGAGGAAGATAAAAAATTTAATGGCACCCAAGTGGACTTTGAATTTTCAGTGGAGGAAGATAAAAAATTTAATGGCACCCAAGTGGACTTTGAATTTTCAGTGGAGGAAGATAAAAAATTAAATAGCACCCAAGTGGATGCCACATTTTCACTGAAGGAAGATAAAGAATTAAATAGCACCCAAGTGGACTTTGAATTTTCAGTGGAGGAAGATAAAAAATTAAATGGCACCCAAGTGGACTTTAAATTTTCAGTGGAGGAAGATAAAAAATTTAATGGCACCCAAGTGGACTTTGAATTTTCAGTGGAGGAAGATAAATTTAATGGCACCCAAGTGGACTTTGAATTTTCAGTGGAGGAAGATAAAAAATTAAATAGCACCCAAGTGGATGCCACATTTTCACTGGAGGAAGATAAAGAATTAAATGACACCCAATTAGACACCACATTTTCATTGGAGGAAGATAAAAAATTAAATAGCAGCCAAGCAGACTCCAAATTTTCACTGGAGGAAAACAAAGAATTAAATAGCACCGAAGAGGATTCTGAATTTTCAGTGCAGGAAAATATCAGACACAAGGATATAGAAATTACCTGGGAGAAATTCAGACATCTTACTAGCATCCAGGATCACCTATACTCAGATGTTCAAAAATCCAACAGCACCAAACTAAGCTCCAAAATTTCCAACATGCTGTATGACTCATTCTTTGAAAGTGAAAGGACAGAGAGAACAAACCTTCCTCAGAATGTTACATTCCCTACCATAGTTCCTTTCACTGACTATGCACATAATGAGACAATGAGCCCAAAAGTCAGCAACTTCTGGACATCATCAGAAGAGTTCAGTTCAGAGAGCCTTAAGAATACTTCCTTCTCAAATTGCATTTTAAACCTTTCATCTACAGAAAGTAACTCTTCCCACACTAATATTCAACTGCCAAACAGCAGTTCAGAGCGGGTTGCTGAAGTGGCTATCTATCTAAAGGACAGCAAAAACACTATGGTCATTCTCACCACACCTTTGGATATGCAAACAAAGAACTGGAGCTATGATGGCAAACATGAACTGGTGCCAGTGGAGTTCCCAGATCACATGAACAAATATATAACAGACAAGCAACCAAATAGTGCAAAAGAAGacaaagaagagaagaaaaacaCATATCTAAAAAGGGTGACACCCATGAAAGGGTATGGCATGAAGACAAAAAAGAGAAAGGAGTACAAACCGCAAATTTCTAATGGCATCTCTCAAAGAGGCTTCTCTCCACGAGGCTTCTCTCCACGGGGTTTTGCTCCCTCTCAGTTAACACCAAGGACTACCAAGCCCATCTCTGAAGAAGAAGACATGAGTCTAAAAGACATAGTCATAGGTGTTCCCAGGAATGACTTCAGTGGATATGACATATATGTTCATTATGAGGAGCAGGATTTTGATGTTGAGAACATCCCTGATGACAATGGAGAATATGAATATGTTGAATACAAAGACCCATATGGTAAACCGGCTCAAACAGAAGCTGATGTACTTGATGAAGTAACTAAATATTCTTTGCAAATGGCTGGCAAAAAGTCCAGGGTCTACTTCATTACTGCTGAAGAAGTTAACTGGGATTATGCAGGCTATGGACATAGGTAATCACTATTTCATCTCTTATAGTCAAAGAAACACCTTGCTTGCCCAGTGGGTGAAGAACTCCCCCTTCCAAACACTGTACTACTATATACTATTCCTTTCAAATACTATACTGAATTTTTATTACATCTACAAGTTAGTAAAGTATAatatccttat contains:
- the f5 gene encoding coagulation factor V; this encodes MRFLLWPVVLGLLSFLSQCTEAVERHYYIAAVNINWDYTTNGTPSKGPIYRKTVYREYDPGFNTVKTTPWSGLLGPTLRGQVGDTIIVTFRNMANHSCSIHPHGIAYGKQSEGALYFDNTSQFEKEDDVIFPGKEHTYYWEVTQDVAPKDADPPCVTYTYFSHHDIVKDYNTGLIGALLICKKGSLDESGKQVNFHQEFTLLFGVFDESNTWYSKRDAPLKNDVKYTINGFTNGSVPDLNVCAHSKVTWHLVGMNSEPELFSVHFNGQVLQQSGHKVSSIGIMSGTATSADMVAIYPGRWLLSSHINKHLEAGMHGFLLVNTCEKFPAPKRRLTIKQQIESQEWNYYIAAEEIIWDYGPNLPDNVDRNFRSTYLKQGADRIGKKYKKAVFTQYKDESFKERAEQKQRKKELGILGPVIRAQIRDKIKIVFKNKASRPYSIYPHGLTIDKAAEGANYPEGGNQSHAVQPGETYTYVWKVIEEDEPLNSDSRCLTRMYHSAVNTPRDIASGLVGPLLICKSQSLSTRNVQLRADKEQHAMFTIFDENKSWYLNENIFTYCGDPKNVKPDDPEFYKSNVMHTINGYVYESGQILGFCNGEIATWHVSSVGEQDDIQTATFYGHTFELNNREEDILSLFPMTGETISMNMANIGVWLMASLSTHETQKGLRVKFQDVECFRDYIMEYLSNVKDDEKDNIYEVWKPTTVKELENEKHIPPQRKTVVDEESDDYAALLGLRTLNNSGANYMEFLDLSRLDNDGVLWDTDKIQNTTHLGFEFDNNLTTEALQNESTTESLIKFSPELTPANSITNGTDSITTNPTAISLLQNIDSEITSEDRHNTSELTEEIRPLLSTQTSNTHKEKVAEAETLKFSGLSSVEVVNDDYMSKDNILIYSVPALNSHITITDTEDMKKFVLLDNGEETDANSHKHLVEYSVSPTELPNKTILELLGNATQTTWLGDAQELNHTNMNFESLYDISQGNPKVVSDFTLKVSQELNGTQVDFDFSVEEDKKFNGTQVDFEFSVEEDKKFNGTQVDFEFSVEEDKKFNGTQVDFEFSVEEDKKLNGTQVDFEFSVEEDKKFNGTQVDFEFSVEEDKKFNGTQVDFEFSVEEDKKLNSTQVDATFSLKEDKELNSTQVDFEFSVEEDKKLNGTQVDFKFSVEEDKKFNGTQVDFEFSDSEFSVQENIRHKDIEITWEKFRHLTSIQDHLYSDVQKSNSTKLSSKISNMLYDSFFESERTERTNLPQNVTFPTIVPFTDYAHNETMSPKVSNFWTSSEEFSSESLKNTSFSNCILNLSSTESNSSHTNIQLPNSSSERVAEVAIYLKDSKNTMVILTTPLDMQTKNWSYDGKHELVPVEFPDHMNKYITDKQPNSAKEDKEEKKNTYLKRVTPMKGYGMKTKKRKEYKPQISNGISQRGFSPRGFSPRGFAPSQLTPRTTKPISEEEDMSLKDIVIGVPRNDFSGYDIYVHYEEQDFDVENIPDDNGEYEYVEYKDPYGKPAQTEADVLDEVTKYSLQMAGKKSRVYFITAEEVNWDYAGYGHRREDKSSVKERPTLFKKVLFRSYLDSSFTTPDSRGEADEHLGIMGPVIKAEVGETIYVVFKNLASRPYSLHANGVSYSKNMEGLNYEDGSPYWYKYDDAVQPNKTFTYIWTVNDKVGPLNGDSGCRIWAYYSGINPERDIHSGLIGPLLVCSNGTLSKNLVDRQDFILLFMMFDENKSWYYKENWEILKKTNKRATMDPNFDNNIKFYAINGIVYSLKGLRMYANRLVHWHLINMGSPKDFHSIHFHGQTFVKKHNDPHRQGVFPLLPGGFATLEMWPSKPGLWMLESEVGIAQQRGMQTLFLVLDNECDHQLGLISGAVKDSQITASDSRDYWLPNLARLHNTGKYNAWSTTKLNQWIQVDFQRPVVISKIATQGAKRLFTSHYVLNYTIFYSTDRKRWSWYKGDSKTSKKTFEGNRGAHEVKENIFFPPIISRYVRLYPSHSYNYPTVRMEFFGCELDGCSVPLGMQSGYINDHQITASSVATNWYSSSWQPWFARLDKQGSLNAWQAMSYDTKPWLQIALKDVKKITGIVTQGAKSLNTEMFVTTYVLEYSDDGKKWIKYSDNEDYEMKIFMGNSDNNGHVKNYIYPPIFSKYIRILPTKWQNSATMRIELLGCDF